One window of Athalia rosae chromosome 4, iyAthRosa1.1, whole genome shotgun sequence genomic DNA carries:
- the LOC105684468 gene encoding rho GTPase-activating protein 20-like isoform X5: protein MDKQTHRTSSVGIEMFEITGARDIIKIKSYRLSYTDMVHSAFHVREVQRLAEYERYLGQEARNVVENGGGVGSGAVLQRGQLEGDLHRIQELFPGDNLRLHERDVLTTKMKSLIRKRSNGNTGRLTRVLSQKCLNSTNGTSAPKSPPRTFLLETPVQFTTGMQSQERHLFLFSDLLLIAKARSGGNFKLKQSVRMSELWLTAGHIEDVAESNKSQDTSFVLGWPTTNVVATFMTAAARDLWWGRLTDLVREESMKEPPDTNIQVIYHDSDANTEYTKTIMVGPEMTASACVNLATRLLDLQGPFQLWARTSSDESPYPLIGHERPFAIKLSNLRHTISAEEGFDLEHCNKSGHDNCHFILRPVLKSPIKKNKSKISGLLRRSLSLNPSIFGVNLSRLDENGLPKPVLVMLQQLFAKGPFTQGIFRKSANVRIVRELRDQIESTGDPSCLEDAPVIAVAALLKDFLRSLPDPLLTSHLFPLWMASLDTANSVQTIKSILDRLPKANYTLLSHLICVLHHVARRSKHNLMCASNLGVCCGPSLLWSSSPSVNQSRAIPALTEMLIRHCETLFGESVTQLLGEERSDSGAEESTDSLHSGGLSLDSLDLTEPPRKDHMSLSRDSGLTLSDCQLFIPESPVGSEDSAVNASTSSFDKSIIKEEKSSKGYVRVYGGWEERMTTYTNGNQGSISQNFREEKSNVYPNPNFQRQDWLRAQLKRTPRTKLEEQEQRKERFDEKDIYRREFLRQDSMKENVENGKDMFRSQMDIAQEMRAEYDRLSQQDACTERVSIHDSEQDLNSRDSPLSADRYDFKKDHFGEFKKVKSEAYINRDSPVSQNGSYHSGSDLYEFKKVKSEIYVNKESRTEHYEYNNKSENNIYGNRDTINDIYTTREQGDLYPFKQAEAIDIYGDEDDGERIWPDTPPPLPPRLRHLPPVHMSLDDRHKVASRSRSLPPPPPYRPPPQPRAPITTRHLGYPRSIVDDESYV from the exons GTCCAAAGGCTCGCGGAATACGAGAGGTACCTCGGGCAAGAGGCTCGAAATGTCGTAGAAAACGGAGGCGGTGTGGGAAGCGGTGCAGTTCTGCAACGTGGTCAACTCGAGGGTGACCTACACCGAATCCAAGAACTTTTTCCCGGGGACAACCTACGTCTACACGAACGAGATGTTCTCACTACG aaaatgaaaagcttAATACGTAAAAGAAGTAACGGAAATACGGGACGACTGACCAGGGTACTTTCACAAAAATGCCTGAACTCAACGAACGGGACATCCGCCCCAAAGTCGCCACCGAGAACCTTCCTACTCGAAACCCCTGTACAATTCACCACC GGAATGCAGTCCCAGGAGAGACACCTGTTCCTCTTTTCGGATCTCCTTCTGATCGCGAAAGCGCGAAGTGGCGGAAACTTCAAATTGAAGCAATCAGTACGTATGAGCGAACTCTGGTTAACGGCAGGGCACATCGAAGATGTTGCAGAGTCAAATAAATCACAAGATACGAGCTTCGTCCTCGGATGGCCAACGACGAACGTCGTTGCGACCTTCAT GACCGCAGCGGCGAGAGATTTGTGGTGGGGACGGCTTACGGATCTCGTAAGAGAGGAGAGCATGAAGGAGCCACCAGACACAAACATTCAAGTAATTTACCACGACAGCGACGCGAACACGGAATAT ACCAAGACGATAATGGTTGGTCCAGAGATGACCGCAAGCGCGTGTGTCAATCTGGCAACGCGATTACTGGACCTCCAGGGCCCCTTCCAACTCTGGGCGAGGACGTCATCCGACGAGTCTCCCTACCCGCTGATCGGACACGAAAGACCCTTCGCCATAAAACTATCGAATCTGCGGCACACGATATCAGCTGAGGAAGGCTTCGACCTCGAACACTGTAACAAGAGCGGCCACGACAACTGCCATTTCATATTGAGACCCGTACTGAAGTCAccgataaagaaaaacaagtcCAAAATCTCTGGACTTCTGAGGAGGTCGCTATCACTGAATCCCAGTATTTTCGGGGTGAACCTTTCGAGGCTCGATGAAAATGGCCTGCCGAAACCCGTCCTCGTAATGCTTCAGCAACTCTTTGCCAAGGGACCCTTCACCCAAGGCATATTCCGGAAGTCGGCTAACGTCAGAATAGTAAGAGAACTAAGGGACCAAATCGAATCTACGGGAGATCCGAGTTGCCTCGAAGACGCCCCCGTCATAGCGGTCGCGGCACTCCTCAAGGACTTCTTAAGGTCACTGCCCGATCCCCTCCTGACGTCACACCTTTTTCCGCTGTGGATGGCAAGTCTTGACACTGCGAATTCTGTACAAACTATAAAAAG CATCCTCGACCGACTACCCAAGGCGAATTACACGCTGCTCTCGCACCTGATCTGCGTGTTACATCACGTCGCGAGAAGATCTAAACACAATTTAATGTGCGCCAGTAACCTGGGCGTATGCTGCGGTCCAAGTTTACTCTGGTCCTCGAGCCCGTCCGTTAATCAGAGTAGAGCTATACCAGCTTTAACCGAAATGCTCATACGACACTGCGAAACGTTATTCGGCGAGAGCGTCACTCAACTTCTCGGCGAAGAGAGGAGCGACAGCGGCGCGGAGGAGAGCACGGATAGCCTACACT CAGGTGGACTTTCCTTGGATAGTTTGGACTTGACGGAACCACCTAGGAAGGATCACATGTCCTTGTCAAGGGATTCCGGTCTGACGTTATCCGACTGCCAGTTATTTATTCCGGAGTCCCCTGTGGGCTCCGAAGACTCGGCGGTGAACGCTTCGACATCCAGTTTTGATAAATCTATCATAAAGGAGGAAAAGTCGAGCAAAGGGTACGTACGAGTCTATGGGGGATGGGAGGAACGTATGACAACTTATACGAACGGAAATCAGGGTAGTATAAGCCAAAACTTCCGCGAAGAGAAGAGCAACGTTTATCCGAACCCCAATTTCCAACGACAAGATTGGCTGAGAGCGCAACTCAAGCGAACCCCACGAACGAAACTCGAAGAACAGGAACAGAGGAAGGAAAGATTCGACGAAAAGGATATCTACCGGAGAGAATTTCTGCGGCAGGATTCCATGAAAGAGAATGTAGAAAATGGCAAAGACATGTTCAGATCGCAAATGGACATTGCTCAAGAGATGCGGGCGGAGTACGACAGATTATCTCAGCAGGATGCGTGTACGGAACGAGTGTCGATACACGATTCGGAGCAGGATTTGAACAGCAGGGACTCGCCGCTTTCGGCCGACCGTTACGACTTCAAAAAGGATCATTTCGGGGAGTTTAAAAAAGTCAAATCGGAAGCCTACATAAATCGGGATTCGCCCGTATCGCAGAATGGAAGCTATCATTCCGGAAGCGATTTGTACGAGTTCAAAAAAGTTAAAAGCGAAATCTATGTCAATAAAGAATCTCGAACCGAACACTACGAGTATAACAATAAATCCGAGAACAATATATACGGTAACAGAGACACGATAAACGACATTTACACGACCAGAGAACAGGGTGATCTCTATCCCTTCAAACAAGCGGAAGCTATCGATATCTATGGAGATGAAGATGACGGTGAACGCATCTGGCCGGATACACCTCCACCTTTACCTCCTAGACTCAGGCACCTGCCGCCGGTGCACATGAGTCTCGACGACAGGCACAAAGTGGCCAGCAGATCCAGGTCTCTACCTCCACCACCACCCTACCGACCTCCACCGCAACCCCGAGCCCCGATCACCACAAGACATCTTGGATACCCAAGATCCATCGTCGATGATGAAAGTTACGTTTGA
- the LOC105684468 gene encoding rho GTPase-activating protein 20-like isoform X7 — protein sequence MKKLKTRKMFTKYVNIVFDNDDGYVSDSQITGIGQVQRLAEYERYLGQEARNVVENGGGVGSGAVLQRGQLEGDLHRIQELFPGDNLRLHERDVLTTKMKSLIRKRSNGNTGRLTRVLSQKCLNSTNGTSAPKSPPRTFLLETPVQFTTGMQSQERHLFLFSDLLLIAKARSGGNFKLKQSVRMSELWLTAGHIEDVAESNKSQDTSFVLGWPTTNVVATFMTAAARDLWWGRLTDLVREESMKEPPDTNIQVIYHDSDANTEYTKTIMVGPEMTASACVNLATRLLDLQGPFQLWARTSSDESPYPLIGHERPFAIKLSNLRHTISAEEGFDLEHCNKSGHDNCHFILRPVLKSPIKKNKSKISGLLRRSLSLNPSIFGVNLSRLDENGLPKPVLVMLQQLFAKGPFTQGIFRKSANVRIVRELRDQIESTGDPSCLEDAPVIAVAALLKDFLRSLPDPLLTSHLFPLWMASLDTANSVQTIKSILDRLPKANYTLLSHLICVLHHVARRSKHNLMCASNLGVCCGPSLLWSSSPSVNQSRAIPALTEMLIRHCETLFGESVTQLLGEERSDSGAEESTDSLHSGGLSLDSLDLTEPPRKDHMSLSRDSGLTLSDCQLFIPESPVGSEDSAVNASTSSFDKSIIKEEKSSKGYVRVYGGWEERMTTYTNGNQGSISQNFREEKSNVYPNPNFQRQDWLRAQLKRTPRTKLEEQEQRKERFDEKDIYRREFLRQDSMKENVENGKDMFRSQMDIAQEMRAEYDRLSQQDACTERVSIHDSEQDLNSRDSPLSADRYDFKKDHFGEFKKVKSEAYINRDSPVSQNGSYHSGSDLYEFKKVKSEIYVNKESRTEHYEYNNKSENNIYGNRDTINDIYTTREQGDLYPFKQAEAIDIYGDEDDGERIWPDTPPPLPPRLRHLPPVHMSLDDRHKVASRSRSLPPPPPYRPPPQPRAPITTRHLGYPRSIVDDESYV from the exons atgaaaaaattaaaaaccagaaaaatgTTTACCAAGTACGTGAATATCGTGTTTGATAACGACGACGGTTACGTTTCCGACTCTCAAATTACCGGAATAGGACAG GTCCAAAGGCTCGCGGAATACGAGAGGTACCTCGGGCAAGAGGCTCGAAATGTCGTAGAAAACGGAGGCGGTGTGGGAAGCGGTGCAGTTCTGCAACGTGGTCAACTCGAGGGTGACCTACACCGAATCCAAGAACTTTTTCCCGGGGACAACCTACGTCTACACGAACGAGATGTTCTCACTACG aaaatgaaaagcttAATACGTAAAAGAAGTAACGGAAATACGGGACGACTGACCAGGGTACTTTCACAAAAATGCCTGAACTCAACGAACGGGACATCCGCCCCAAAGTCGCCACCGAGAACCTTCCTACTCGAAACCCCTGTACAATTCACCACC GGAATGCAGTCCCAGGAGAGACACCTGTTCCTCTTTTCGGATCTCCTTCTGATCGCGAAAGCGCGAAGTGGCGGAAACTTCAAATTGAAGCAATCAGTACGTATGAGCGAACTCTGGTTAACGGCAGGGCACATCGAAGATGTTGCAGAGTCAAATAAATCACAAGATACGAGCTTCGTCCTCGGATGGCCAACGACGAACGTCGTTGCGACCTTCAT GACCGCAGCGGCGAGAGATTTGTGGTGGGGACGGCTTACGGATCTCGTAAGAGAGGAGAGCATGAAGGAGCCACCAGACACAAACATTCAAGTAATTTACCACGACAGCGACGCGAACACGGAATAT ACCAAGACGATAATGGTTGGTCCAGAGATGACCGCAAGCGCGTGTGTCAATCTGGCAACGCGATTACTGGACCTCCAGGGCCCCTTCCAACTCTGGGCGAGGACGTCATCCGACGAGTCTCCCTACCCGCTGATCGGACACGAAAGACCCTTCGCCATAAAACTATCGAATCTGCGGCACACGATATCAGCTGAGGAAGGCTTCGACCTCGAACACTGTAACAAGAGCGGCCACGACAACTGCCATTTCATATTGAGACCCGTACTGAAGTCAccgataaagaaaaacaagtcCAAAATCTCTGGACTTCTGAGGAGGTCGCTATCACTGAATCCCAGTATTTTCGGGGTGAACCTTTCGAGGCTCGATGAAAATGGCCTGCCGAAACCCGTCCTCGTAATGCTTCAGCAACTCTTTGCCAAGGGACCCTTCACCCAAGGCATATTCCGGAAGTCGGCTAACGTCAGAATAGTAAGAGAACTAAGGGACCAAATCGAATCTACGGGAGATCCGAGTTGCCTCGAAGACGCCCCCGTCATAGCGGTCGCGGCACTCCTCAAGGACTTCTTAAGGTCACTGCCCGATCCCCTCCTGACGTCACACCTTTTTCCGCTGTGGATGGCAAGTCTTGACACTGCGAATTCTGTACAAACTATAAAAAG CATCCTCGACCGACTACCCAAGGCGAATTACACGCTGCTCTCGCACCTGATCTGCGTGTTACATCACGTCGCGAGAAGATCTAAACACAATTTAATGTGCGCCAGTAACCTGGGCGTATGCTGCGGTCCAAGTTTACTCTGGTCCTCGAGCCCGTCCGTTAATCAGAGTAGAGCTATACCAGCTTTAACCGAAATGCTCATACGACACTGCGAAACGTTATTCGGCGAGAGCGTCACTCAACTTCTCGGCGAAGAGAGGAGCGACAGCGGCGCGGAGGAGAGCACGGATAGCCTACACT CAGGTGGACTTTCCTTGGATAGTTTGGACTTGACGGAACCACCTAGGAAGGATCACATGTCCTTGTCAAGGGATTCCGGTCTGACGTTATCCGACTGCCAGTTATTTATTCCGGAGTCCCCTGTGGGCTCCGAAGACTCGGCGGTGAACGCTTCGACATCCAGTTTTGATAAATCTATCATAAAGGAGGAAAAGTCGAGCAAAGGGTACGTACGAGTCTATGGGGGATGGGAGGAACGTATGACAACTTATACGAACGGAAATCAGGGTAGTATAAGCCAAAACTTCCGCGAAGAGAAGAGCAACGTTTATCCGAACCCCAATTTCCAACGACAAGATTGGCTGAGAGCGCAACTCAAGCGAACCCCACGAACGAAACTCGAAGAACAGGAACAGAGGAAGGAAAGATTCGACGAAAAGGATATCTACCGGAGAGAATTTCTGCGGCAGGATTCCATGAAAGAGAATGTAGAAAATGGCAAAGACATGTTCAGATCGCAAATGGACATTGCTCAAGAGATGCGGGCGGAGTACGACAGATTATCTCAGCAGGATGCGTGTACGGAACGAGTGTCGATACACGATTCGGAGCAGGATTTGAACAGCAGGGACTCGCCGCTTTCGGCCGACCGTTACGACTTCAAAAAGGATCATTTCGGGGAGTTTAAAAAAGTCAAATCGGAAGCCTACATAAATCGGGATTCGCCCGTATCGCAGAATGGAAGCTATCATTCCGGAAGCGATTTGTACGAGTTCAAAAAAGTTAAAAGCGAAATCTATGTCAATAAAGAATCTCGAACCGAACACTACGAGTATAACAATAAATCCGAGAACAATATATACGGTAACAGAGACACGATAAACGACATTTACACGACCAGAGAACAGGGTGATCTCTATCCCTTCAAACAAGCGGAAGCTATCGATATCTATGGAGATGAAGATGACGGTGAACGCATCTGGCCGGATACACCTCCACCTTTACCTCCTAGACTCAGGCACCTGCCGCCGGTGCACATGAGTCTCGACGACAGGCACAAAGTGGCCAGCAGATCCAGGTCTCTACCTCCACCACCACCCTACCGACCTCCACCGCAACCCCGAGCCCCGATCACCACAAGACATCTTGGATACCCAAGATCCATCGTCGATGATGAAAGTTACGTTTGA
- the LOC105684468 gene encoding rho GTPase-activating protein 20-like isoform X6 produces the protein MYCSPKCVGWCKVHTVMWFKYHKGYYNVQKLHQDLVQRLAEYERYLGQEARNVVENGGGVGSGAVLQRGQLEGDLHRIQELFPGDNLRLHERDVLTTKMKSLIRKRSNGNTGRLTRVLSQKCLNSTNGTSAPKSPPRTFLLETPVQFTTGMQSQERHLFLFSDLLLIAKARSGGNFKLKQSVRMSELWLTAGHIEDVAESNKSQDTSFVLGWPTTNVVATFMTAAARDLWWGRLTDLVREESMKEPPDTNIQVIYHDSDANTEYTKTIMVGPEMTASACVNLATRLLDLQGPFQLWARTSSDESPYPLIGHERPFAIKLSNLRHTISAEEGFDLEHCNKSGHDNCHFILRPVLKSPIKKNKSKISGLLRRSLSLNPSIFGVNLSRLDENGLPKPVLVMLQQLFAKGPFTQGIFRKSANVRIVRELRDQIESTGDPSCLEDAPVIAVAALLKDFLRSLPDPLLTSHLFPLWMASLDTANSVQTIKSILDRLPKANYTLLSHLICVLHHVARRSKHNLMCASNLGVCCGPSLLWSSSPSVNQSRAIPALTEMLIRHCETLFGESVTQLLGEERSDSGAEESTDSLHSGGLSLDSLDLTEPPRKDHMSLSRDSGLTLSDCQLFIPESPVGSEDSAVNASTSSFDKSIIKEEKSSKGYVRVYGGWEERMTTYTNGNQGSISQNFREEKSNVYPNPNFQRQDWLRAQLKRTPRTKLEEQEQRKERFDEKDIYRREFLRQDSMKENVENGKDMFRSQMDIAQEMRAEYDRLSQQDACTERVSIHDSEQDLNSRDSPLSADRYDFKKDHFGEFKKVKSEAYINRDSPVSQNGSYHSGSDLYEFKKVKSEIYVNKESRTEHYEYNNKSENNIYGNRDTINDIYTTREQGDLYPFKQAEAIDIYGDEDDGERIWPDTPPPLPPRLRHLPPVHMSLDDRHKVASRSRSLPPPPPYRPPPQPRAPITTRHLGYPRSIVDDESYV, from the exons GTCCAAAGGCTCGCGGAATACGAGAGGTACCTCGGGCAAGAGGCTCGAAATGTCGTAGAAAACGGAGGCGGTGTGGGAAGCGGTGCAGTTCTGCAACGTGGTCAACTCGAGGGTGACCTACACCGAATCCAAGAACTTTTTCCCGGGGACAACCTACGTCTACACGAACGAGATGTTCTCACTACG aaaatgaaaagcttAATACGTAAAAGAAGTAACGGAAATACGGGACGACTGACCAGGGTACTTTCACAAAAATGCCTGAACTCAACGAACGGGACATCCGCCCCAAAGTCGCCACCGAGAACCTTCCTACTCGAAACCCCTGTACAATTCACCACC GGAATGCAGTCCCAGGAGAGACACCTGTTCCTCTTTTCGGATCTCCTTCTGATCGCGAAAGCGCGAAGTGGCGGAAACTTCAAATTGAAGCAATCAGTACGTATGAGCGAACTCTGGTTAACGGCAGGGCACATCGAAGATGTTGCAGAGTCAAATAAATCACAAGATACGAGCTTCGTCCTCGGATGGCCAACGACGAACGTCGTTGCGACCTTCAT GACCGCAGCGGCGAGAGATTTGTGGTGGGGACGGCTTACGGATCTCGTAAGAGAGGAGAGCATGAAGGAGCCACCAGACACAAACATTCAAGTAATTTACCACGACAGCGACGCGAACACGGAATAT ACCAAGACGATAATGGTTGGTCCAGAGATGACCGCAAGCGCGTGTGTCAATCTGGCAACGCGATTACTGGACCTCCAGGGCCCCTTCCAACTCTGGGCGAGGACGTCATCCGACGAGTCTCCCTACCCGCTGATCGGACACGAAAGACCCTTCGCCATAAAACTATCGAATCTGCGGCACACGATATCAGCTGAGGAAGGCTTCGACCTCGAACACTGTAACAAGAGCGGCCACGACAACTGCCATTTCATATTGAGACCCGTACTGAAGTCAccgataaagaaaaacaagtcCAAAATCTCTGGACTTCTGAGGAGGTCGCTATCACTGAATCCCAGTATTTTCGGGGTGAACCTTTCGAGGCTCGATGAAAATGGCCTGCCGAAACCCGTCCTCGTAATGCTTCAGCAACTCTTTGCCAAGGGACCCTTCACCCAAGGCATATTCCGGAAGTCGGCTAACGTCAGAATAGTAAGAGAACTAAGGGACCAAATCGAATCTACGGGAGATCCGAGTTGCCTCGAAGACGCCCCCGTCATAGCGGTCGCGGCACTCCTCAAGGACTTCTTAAGGTCACTGCCCGATCCCCTCCTGACGTCACACCTTTTTCCGCTGTGGATGGCAAGTCTTGACACTGCGAATTCTGTACAAACTATAAAAAG CATCCTCGACCGACTACCCAAGGCGAATTACACGCTGCTCTCGCACCTGATCTGCGTGTTACATCACGTCGCGAGAAGATCTAAACACAATTTAATGTGCGCCAGTAACCTGGGCGTATGCTGCGGTCCAAGTTTACTCTGGTCCTCGAGCCCGTCCGTTAATCAGAGTAGAGCTATACCAGCTTTAACCGAAATGCTCATACGACACTGCGAAACGTTATTCGGCGAGAGCGTCACTCAACTTCTCGGCGAAGAGAGGAGCGACAGCGGCGCGGAGGAGAGCACGGATAGCCTACACT CAGGTGGACTTTCCTTGGATAGTTTGGACTTGACGGAACCACCTAGGAAGGATCACATGTCCTTGTCAAGGGATTCCGGTCTGACGTTATCCGACTGCCAGTTATTTATTCCGGAGTCCCCTGTGGGCTCCGAAGACTCGGCGGTGAACGCTTCGACATCCAGTTTTGATAAATCTATCATAAAGGAGGAAAAGTCGAGCAAAGGGTACGTACGAGTCTATGGGGGATGGGAGGAACGTATGACAACTTATACGAACGGAAATCAGGGTAGTATAAGCCAAAACTTCCGCGAAGAGAAGAGCAACGTTTATCCGAACCCCAATTTCCAACGACAAGATTGGCTGAGAGCGCAACTCAAGCGAACCCCACGAACGAAACTCGAAGAACAGGAACAGAGGAAGGAAAGATTCGACGAAAAGGATATCTACCGGAGAGAATTTCTGCGGCAGGATTCCATGAAAGAGAATGTAGAAAATGGCAAAGACATGTTCAGATCGCAAATGGACATTGCTCAAGAGATGCGGGCGGAGTACGACAGATTATCTCAGCAGGATGCGTGTACGGAACGAGTGTCGATACACGATTCGGAGCAGGATTTGAACAGCAGGGACTCGCCGCTTTCGGCCGACCGTTACGACTTCAAAAAGGATCATTTCGGGGAGTTTAAAAAAGTCAAATCGGAAGCCTACATAAATCGGGATTCGCCCGTATCGCAGAATGGAAGCTATCATTCCGGAAGCGATTTGTACGAGTTCAAAAAAGTTAAAAGCGAAATCTATGTCAATAAAGAATCTCGAACCGAACACTACGAGTATAACAATAAATCCGAGAACAATATATACGGTAACAGAGACACGATAAACGACATTTACACGACCAGAGAACAGGGTGATCTCTATCCCTTCAAACAAGCGGAAGCTATCGATATCTATGGAGATGAAGATGACGGTGAACGCATCTGGCCGGATACACCTCCACCTTTACCTCCTAGACTCAGGCACCTGCCGCCGGTGCACATGAGTCTCGACGACAGGCACAAAGTGGCCAGCAGATCCAGGTCTCTACCTCCACCACCACCCTACCGACCTCCACCGCAACCCCGAGCCCCGATCACCACAAGACATCTTGGATACCCAAGATCCATCGTCGATGATGAAAGTTACGTTTGA